AGCTTTTTTTGCTTGCCAGAGATTCCAAACTCTTAAAATCAATAAGCCCCCAGGCATTAAAACTCGATAAGCTTCGGTTAAATATCTTAATCGCAGTTCTTTAGAGGGAATATGGTGAAGAACCGCGACAGAAAAAACTTTGTCAAAGGAATCTGGCTTAAAAGGCAGGTTTAAACTGTCAGCAATTAAAAATCTTGCCCCGGAGTGTTGGGTTCGGGCGATTCTTATCAAAGCATCAGAAACATCAGTCCCAATATAATCAATGTTTTTATTTTTTAAAACTTGGTATAATCTGCCCGAGCCGCAGCCAGAATCTAAAACTTTGTCTCCGGAATTAACCAAATCAGCCAA
This genomic window from Patescibacteria group bacterium contains:
- a CDS encoding methyltransferase domain-containing protein, whose protein sequence is MNKDYAQFLLGKTKKDYNLISQQFASTRQIVQRDIIELADLVNSGDKVLDSGCGSGRLYQVLKNKNIDYIGTDVSDALIRIARTQHSGARFLIADSLNLPFKPDSFDKVFSVAVLHHIPSKELRLRYLTEAYRVLMPGGLLILRVWNLWQAKKAGWKKILKYTVLKFLGKTRLDWLDIFAPWKNPEGKIVAELYFHCFTKNELKKLTEQAGFKIKKLWQEKSNIPNLYLIAKK